TTATCCCTAAAGCTCTTGCGGCTTTAGCCGCGATCAAGGGTGGTACCTTACCGTAGTTGTTAATGCCATCTGTAAGCAAAATGATGATCTTTCCTTTCGCTTCTACGTCTTTCAGGGAATTTAAGGCGGATAATATGCCTGACCCGATAGCCGTACCGTCCTTGATCATTCCGACCTTCAACCTGTCTATCGACCCAACAAGCCATTCATGGTCGAATGTCGGCGGACAGGCGACAAAGGCCTCCGCAGCAAAAGCCACAAGCCCTATCATGTCATCTTTCCGGGTCCGCGCAAAATCTATAGCTACACTTTTTACAGCGTCAATACGGCTGAGATCCTTTACATTCTTGTCGCCCATGATCCCGATATCCTCAAAACCCAGTTTGACATTTCCTGCCGTCATTGTGCTGGAGCAATCCACTGACATCACTATTGCTATCCCTTCTTTCCTGATCACACCCTCTTTGTTGAACTGTGGCCGGGCAAGTCCCGCTATGAGAAGCAGCAACGCCAGCCACCTGAGCAGATAGATGTTGCGGGCGACAAAGGCCCGAAGGTTCCCACGCAAGGCGCGTACGGTATGGTCAGCCGGGAAAATTATGCCACTCACATGTCCGCGCATACGCAGCAATATGAACAACGCGAGCACGACGAACAGAAGCGATAAAGCTAGAGGTGTCCTGAATATAATGGTCATTTTCCCTGCTCAGTTTCCTTGGTCCTTTTTATGAATCCTATTTCTTTTTCCAACCCCGGGTCAAGCTTTTCGCTCTTATCGCGGCCTACAGAATATTTAACCAGGTCGAGCGACCGGAACTTCTCTTCGAGAAAGCTCTTATCCTCGGGGGACAATTTGGGCAAAGAATTGACATGGGACACTATCTCCTCAGTGGTCATAGCCCTTCGGGGAAAGTCGTAGCGTTCCTGCAGGTATAACAGCAGGCATCGGTAAAGCAATGCGGCGAATTGTTTGCCCTTGCCTTGTTCTATAAACCTTTTACTCTTTAGCTTTTTAAACCTTCGAAAAGCCATAATATGCGCGGGTTGGGCGAGCTTTTGCCCTGCCCTTCTCATGGCAAAGGACAAGACAATGATCACAGCTACCACGAAAGGGGTCACGACCAGATACAAGAATGATCTTATCATTATATCCTTGTTGGTCCGCACTTTTCGCGGCCCCGGGGTCTCTCTGATGTAATACCTTATCGGCGCTGTTATCGCCCCTCCCATGCGTTCTCCGCTTTTACCGTGCGCCATGCCCACCCTCCCGTCAAAGATCCCCTCTCCGGTCTTTATCTCCTCAGGGGAAGTAGGGTCCTCTTTCAATATTTTCCTGACAGCGGCTTTCCCGGTATCAATAGTGATCTCTTTTTTTTCTCCTTTTTCCAAGTAACGGACACTTACGTCCGGCAGCGTATAGGTGCCAGGGAACAAATAAGTGAGCTTCATCCGCCTCAGGATAGTCTGCCTGCCCCGGGACACGGTCTTATCAACCACATTTTCTCTTATATACACATCCCCAGGATCCACAACATCCACCTCGTCAACCAAGATCCCGGGACCCGCCGACACCAACACCCTAAGAGATAGCGTCTGTCCGATATCAATGGTCCTTGGGCGCACCTTCACGGATACATCTAAAGGCCGTTTTACATGCAAAAATACGCCCGTCGCCACTATGATAATTAATATAGCAGCTAGGCCGTAGTAACGCATCGACCTGGGTCGTTCCGGCATATCCACCTACAAGCCTCTTTTCTGTTTACGGTGTGTAAAAAAATCGACCAGAGCAGCTTCATA
The DNA window shown above is from Candidatus Omnitrophota bacterium and carries:
- a CDS encoding VWA domain-containing protein encodes the protein MTIIFRTPLALSLLFVVLALFILLRMRGHVSGIIFPADHTVRALRGNLRAFVARNIYLLRWLALLLLIAGLARPQFNKEGVIRKEGIAIVMSVDCSSTMTAGNVKLGFEDIGIMGDKNVKDLSRIDAVKSVAIDFARTRKDDMIGLVAFAAEAFVACPPTFDHEWLVGSIDRLKVGMIKDGTAIGSGILSALNSLKDVEAKGKIIILLTDGINNYGKVPPLIAAKAARALGIKIYTIGLVSDESLEFAGDGSGRKVYKGGNVAIDEKQLEDIAATTGGKYYRAENMATLKESYKDIDAVEKVRIEQESYLEYVDVFSYFLWGGLFLLLLECILRNTFFRKVP